Within Synergistaceae bacterium, the genomic segment GTTCCTGAATTTCATCTGTGGTCTTCATGCGATTGTCCCTTCCTGTTTTTTTATTCTAATGGCCTATCTCTCGCCTTGTCAACGCCATACAGGCTGTGGAAATGCTATAGTGAAACAAACTATAATAGAAGAAGTGAAACAAACTATAAATAGAAGAGAGGTGTCCGTGATGATCAAAACACGTTGGTGGCACAAAGAAGGTGAAGGCGCGCGATGCGGACTTTGCTTTCGTCGATGTCTAATCTCGGCGGGAAAAATGGGATATTGCGGGGCCAGAAGGTGGGACGAAGGTATTTTTTCTTTTTCGTCTCCATGGCTGGGGTGTTTTAGCTCCTGCGCCATAGACCCCATCGAGAAAAAACCCCTTTATCACTGGCGGCCAGGGAGCTTTATCTTCTCTTTGGGCAGCCTGGGCTGTAACATGCGCTGCCCCTTTTGCCAGAATCACGGCATCGCTCAACTGGCGCGGGCAAAATCCGTCCCCCTCGTCAGCATAGCTCCGGGGGAACTGGTGAATAGCATCAAAAAAGAAGGTTTAACCGCCGTGGCCTTCACCTACAATGAACCCACGCTACAAGCTGAGTACATTCTCGAAGCCGCCCCGCTCTTAAAAAGCGAGGATATAGCCATCGCTCTGGTCACTAACGGAATGTTTTCAACGGAGGCTCTAGACGACCTGACGCCCTGGATCGACGCTACCAACGTGGACGTTAAAACTTTCAATCCCGTTGTCTACTCGGCCCTGGGAGGCTCCTTGGACACGGTGAAGGCGAATATCGCGCGACTGACCCAGAAGGGCGTACACGTCGAACTGACGAATTTAGTGGTTCCGGGTATCAGCGACTCTAGAGAGGACTTCATTCGCATGACGGACTGGATCGTTGGGCTTTCCAGGGAACTGCCGCTCCACATTTCGCGTTATTTTCCCGCGCACCGATACACTGCCCCTCCCACGGACGTGGGACTCATGAAAACCTTTGAGTCCATCGCCAAGAGTAAACTGAAACACGTGCACCTGAGCAACGTTTAACTTGGCGAGGACATCTGTCCTTGCAGTTCGTCGATTTTTCGGGCTATTCTGGCGAGCATCTCCCGTTTTTTGGCGAGAGGCGGCCCTATCAGTTTCGGATCAGTCCTTATGCGTTCTCGTTTACGAGTTTTATGCTATATTTTCTTACGATTTTTTCTTACGATTTTTGAACAATATTCCCAACAAAACCGCGCGTTTTTCCGCCAAAACCTGGGTTTCCCTTAGCGCGGCACGTTCCTCATCATCTTTAATGAAGGTCCCGCTCATCATAGTCTCCCTCTTTTCAGCCTTTTGTCCACAGGGTAAAATTTATCACGGAGATTATATCATGCTTTGCTTTTATCGCGTTTTCGCAATCGCCCGTCTAAACGCGTCCGAAAGCGAAACGTCTATTGAAAAAGTAAATGCAACCTGGGCGGTGAGCGTGGGTTGTGATAAATTTTGCAAATGTGCAGATAAAAGTTTGTCGTAATAAGTAACACATTACCTCCACTTACCTCCGCTACTTAGAACACTGTGTATAACCTTGCCATACTAGCTATAGTATAGTATATATATACTTTATTAAGTATATATAAGTATATATACGAAGAAATTAATATTTAATTAAAATACTATACGCTGACCTCTAATCC encodes:
- a CDS encoding radical SAM protein, which translates into the protein MIKTRWWHKEGEGARCGLCFRRCLISAGKMGYCGARRWDEGIFSFSSPWLGCFSSCAIDPIEKKPLYHWRPGSFIFSLGSLGCNMRCPFCQNHGIAQLARAKSVPLVSIAPGELVNSIKKEGLTAVAFTYNEPTLQAEYILEAAPLLKSEDIAIALVTNGMFSTEALDDLTPWIDATNVDVKTFNPVVYSALGGSLDTVKANIARLTQKGVHVELTNLVVPGISDSREDFIRMTDWIVGLSRELPLHISRYFPAHRYTAPPTDVGLMKTFESIAKSKLKHVHLSNV